The genomic interval TCATTACTTATGAACACATGCCAGATGCCACACCAAGTACGAAACCTAAGCTGGTGTTTGATGctgttactccctccatacaAAATATAAGGTGTATTAGCTTTTTACAGTCTTCAATTTATTCtttgattattaatttattttataatacattattaactataaaattaacatcttgtgaaaatattttcaaacatcAATCTAATGGTACTACATGCATGACACAGAACATTCTAGCTCAATTGGtagtcaaaatttcaaatgttatttttcttttgcagtctccccccccccccccccgccccctAACCTGATCTTTTTTCCTGAATTTTACTGCTAAAATGGGCCATCTGAACCTTGTCTTTTTCCCCAGTTAATCAATTGTTGACACTGTTACTCttgcacatgaaaaaaacaacaccAGAAGGAGCAGGCATTTTACCACTTTATGatgaaatttctatgtatTTCCTAGCTTAATGATTTGCTTCCAGGCAAGAAGTGAAGATCATCACACTGTCTTGCCATGGAGGTAGATCAGATACCGAACGGGATAACTGGGGATAGTAGaatattttctctaaaaattattccaaataaaataatttactgTTTTGGTACACGACTCCACCTCCTTGGAAGGTCATTAGCCTGATAAAAGCAACTTGCAATTTCAGCTGCTGAATGTGAAGTGTTACTTCTGATGAATATGGATGAGCTTATGATCCTTAGATACCCAATTTATTAGGAAATTAAGTAGGTCAAATAAGCTGTTAAGCTGAGTCATGTTGATTTTTCTATCAGTGGTACAGAAGTTGGTAACAGTTCAAAAATCAGATCAAGCTACAGAACATAAACTAAATGATGGCATCAGTTAATTGGTTATGGAAGATACTGAAAGCGTTTTGAGGGGCACCATTGTACCCTGAAACTGATAGGAGAGCCGAGAGCGTCATGAAGAAACCTAAGATGGTAATCCCAAAGCATATGCTGCTTCACGTCTTCAAGTACTTGGCTGCAAATGCCGATTCAAGGACTTCGTTGTTCAAAGTTTTGAATACTTGTCCTGTAGGGTCATCTGCATTTTTCGTGTGACGTGATTTTGTAGGTTATATTTGCTGCTTGTATTGGTACGCATAATTTTGATTGATCTCCATTGTACCAGTACCATCTTATATTTGGTCGGGTGGTGATGAAACTATGATATGAGGAGGTAGCAGTATGTAGTGAAGTTGCTATGCTTGTTTAAATTTCATTGATACCATGGGGAACCCTGAAAACTTGTCCATAGATCAATTGTATTATTTAATGAGATGAACACTTCAACAAAGACCTAGCCTTTATGATATTGGCTGGTTAGGAAACTGTCTTTAGGTTGGTAATATATCTCTTTCTAGCCTCTGCCCTACTACCAAATCGCTGTAATACTGACCACAACTAGAAATAGTCATAACGAATGTTCAGACCTCACATTCTGCTACTCAATACTGTAACACTTTGACTTCATCATCACCATGTTATGGAATGAATAGATCAAGAAACCACGTTGTTTAAATGACTGAAAATAAGAATCACTGAAGCAGGTTTGCCTTTTAGGATTAGGATGAAAGCCACCATTAATACATGCTGAGATATGATTAGATTGCCTGTACCTCATGTAACTAACCAATAAGACCTTGATTTCCCATCAGAGACACTGCATTTGGTTACCTGCTACCTTAAGGGTTTGATTATCACATAATTTggtaatttgatatatacctTTTTACAGCTGATCAACTGAATTGTGCAGTAAGAATGCTGAAGTAAGATTTGgttttcaattattttatgccaatttgcatgttttaCTTGGTACGACAGGCTTAGTTTCTTGATGCGTAACATGGCTTAGTCATCCTCATCGctatattttcatttcccATCTTCCATATCTGCAAATTTGTCCAATTCTTGCTTGATTAACATCTGTCTGTCTGTCACACACTCAACAATCTGATGAAAGGCCAGCCACACCATGCCATGCTGCATGACCACTCTGTTTCTAATTTCGATTCTAATTgcttgttgttgtttttttgccGGCTCGGCAAGAAGGCCGACCAAActatattaagaaaaaaacggAGAGAATGTACAACGTTACAGGATCGACAGAAAGCTGTCGAGGTGACCGATCTCATTGCttgtatttttaatcatagtgCATATGTTCTTGCTGTCAGCAGAATCATCTTCAAATTACCTATGGATGTTGTTCATCATTGGGAATTTATTGATGTGCTTATTATACTGGATATACATGGACATAGTACATTATACTCTTTTCAGTTATCTAGATATAATCTCAACGGTTTGATGTGTGTGAATAAGACATGAATTAAAAGTTATATGGACAGAGTGAGCTGAAGTGGCTTGTATAAAGGAACCCCAACCTGCCTAGAGCCAGCCAGTATAACAGATAAGGGAAGTTTCTTGTGATGTTGTCGATCAACCAAAGGGAAAGAAGGCGTTCTTCGTAGCTGGAATCCATGAGCAGAACTTGCTTTTTATTAATTCCCCCTTGACCAATCTTTATCAAATGCATTTATGCCCTTACTGTTGTTCATCATTTGGTGTGCCTGAGCTAGAATCTTGCTTAATGTATACTGTGTTTTCAATTTCCTCTatcatctgtttttttaagtttccTTTTTTGACCAGAATATGTATTCTTTCTAGACCGAACATTTTGACCGTGGGCTATGGTTGATATGTTAATTGCCAGATGGCTTCAAGTTAGGTACTAGCTTCCATGAATTTCCCAATGTTCATATTTTTGACTTAGTATTAATCGAACTGCATAGTCATCTTTTTTTAACCTCTACAGAGTACAGAGCAAGTTGGTAATCATTTTtccatttattttctctttgtgCTCTCCTACTTTAGTGGTGGTCCTATTGTTGGACTGAATTCTGACATAGCATGGTCCCTAATCTAACTGCATCCCAGATCCAATTCTTAACTGATGAAATCTGACACAGCTCTAAGTATTTGACAGATGATTCATGTATGTAGTACTGGAATTGTagaacatgaaaataaaataaaataaactttggaaGAGACCATATGGAAAACTGATAATCTCTTAATGTGCCATATTCAGTTGGGTTCTGCAATGCAATCTGTCAATCCATTATTGCATTcttttcagaaaaataaagattacTGTAATATACCTTATGTATACACTTGCTGATTTACCTTTCCTCACATCTCAAAGGCAGCAAACAGTTGCAACAATTACAGTTTTACCGCAGATCAGTATaccggtggaggaggagcatagtgcatcggcggcggcggcggcggcggcggcgacagcggcgcgatGCACCCATGCGCGTCGCAGTGCACCGGCGGGCGGTGCAGGAACGCGATGCACTCCTCGCCGGAGCGCTGGTCGGGGCGGCCGGCGATGCAGTTCTGGCGGTCGTCGACGTGCGGCACCTCGAGGCAGCGGTGCGGCTCGCCGCAGAAGAAGTTGTGCGAGTAGGTGAAATTCTTGAGGTGGGGCAGCTCGCAGATGGCCTCCGGgatctcgccggcgaggcTGTTGTACGCGACGTTGAGCTGCTCCAGCGCCCGCATGTGGCCGATGGTGTCCGGCAGCGCGCCGGCGATGCTGTTGAAGCTGAGGTCGAGCACGGTGAGCTTGTCCAGCTTCCCGATCTCCGGCGGGATGCAGGAGGAGATGCCGCTGTTGAGGAGCACCAGCTCGTTGAGCGTCCCGGCCATGTCGCCTATGCTGCTCGGCAGGCAGCCCCCCAGCTTCGGCAGGTTCGCCAGCACGATCACCGACGCCGTCGAGTTGCTGAAGCTCTCCGTCAGCTTGAAGTcgaagttgttgttgttgatgaaCAGCGCGTCTATCTTCTTCTCGAAGATCGCCGCCGGCACCTCGCCGCACAGGTTGTTAAACCTTCACGTACGTACACCATCgtaaaaatactattttttaggGCTTTGTTTCGGTCGAcgaaaagtatctcgagatattaaatcattttttatcattggatctagctgaataTGATGTACACTGTTAAATTTGATATCGCGAGGTACCTataccttaaggtatttttcgttggaccgaagcaaatctcatttttttatcgtataaTGTATAATATACGTATGTTTGTACGTGTATAGGTGTACCTGAGGTCGACGTATTTGAGGtcggggaggcagaggagctGGGAAGGGAAGGAGCCGGAGAGGTGGTTGTTGCTGACGTCGATCTcgtggaggcggtggaggtTGCGGAGGGAGTCGGGGAGGGAGCCGCAGAAGCGGTTGGAGTTGAGGTGGAAGACGGCGAGGTCGGAGAGGAGGCCGAGCTCCTCCGGCAGCGTGCCGGCGAGGTCGCCGTGGTTGAGGTCCACGCCGGCCACCGTGCGCGCGCACGGGTCgtcgggcgccgccgcgcagtACACGCCGAAGTAGTTGCACACCTCCGGCCCGCACCAGCTGTGCGTCAGGTTCTTGGGGTCGTCCGTGATGGCGCGCTTCAGCGCCTGCAGCGCCACGTACGCCTTCTCCAGCCTCGAGttgttcgccgccggcgccatcgccggcggctgctgcgACGCGGCTAGCAGCGGcgacgccaccaccaccgccacgaacagcgccgccgccgagacgcGCATTCTTGCCATGCAATGCAGCAACGCGTATGGCAGTACAATGTTAGGTGGCTACTGCTTCAGTGCTTCGTATGTTCACTGTGTACTAGTGCTGCTGCTAATCTGTGTTTAGTACGCGTTCTGCCGTGTGTTTAATTCTGCTTATATAGGCGATTTTTTGGGGCTTtccacttgtttttttaaaggtttagttttgttttcgCTGTTCGTTGGTGTAAGTATGCGTGTGTGCATCATCGACTCACCATctaacctataattaattccttttgttTAATCTTTGCATCATTAGCACGGACGCATGGTTGACTGCTTCGCCCTGCGATTTCCTTCTTGACGATTTTGTTCACATTTTTGTAGGGCCTGTGACCTGTGTGGCTGTGTGTGACAAGGTGAGGAGAGGAGCGGTTCCATTTGCTTCTTACCTAGTATCAACTTGGCCGTATGCCATGCAGTACTAGGCTCCAGGCTTCCACCTGCTTGTGCACTGCGAAGACATGGTCAAATTTGGAATTTGCACCGAGTGACAAATCAACACTATCTTCACGTCTTGTATCGCTGCTTATCTGCTTCGGAATTTGTACCCATTCGGAGTTTTAAACTGACTTTCATTTACtttaatacaatatatatatatattacagtagaaaatagtgatcaaaattgtttttagtgACGGTGGCTTTGTTTAAAACGACGAGTAAATAGAACGAAATGAAGTAACGGCATTTCGAACACTGAATAgatatactactactatataaatatatttaatgttttttatgaatttggataaacttaaatatgtttgacttATGAGAACCTTAAAGTTACTtaaatataaaacggatgaaGTATGTAATTTGAGGAAACACATTCTCTTCTAtgcttgtgtgtgtgtttttcctgAAAAACAGTGggagattgaaaaaaaaaactgtctaACTGAACTCGCTTTTCTCGAAGAAACCTGCACTAACAGAGTTAACAGTTGTGATATATATGTGACTTGTATGTACTAGGATCTTATGTTGCAGATGGTATCATTTAAACCTTATATTGCGGATAGTTGCATGTATATCTCATAAGATGCTGTCTTTTTCGCTGATGTTGATTACTCACGTCGTTCTTTGGTGGGTTTTCAAATCAAGTACATTAAAACATGGTTTCTAGTTCCCAATCACATGATGGCCCTGACAAGGGCAAACATTggcatttttaaaaaaaacccagtATTAGTGCCTTTTCATTTAACTAattaaaagagaagagaattaGCTTTAGCTCTAGTTATTCCCCGTGTTTGTTGGCCACTCTTGTGCTGCTCCTTTTGCTTTGTTTAAGCCTTCTTCTCTGCTCATGCTCGCACGACCCAATCAATCGACAGAAAGGGCCAAAAAATTGTGTGTGTCGCCTGCACGAATTTGACGATGAAAGAAAGCTTCAGGGATACTTCCTGCTTGGAACAGATGAAAGGCACAATCTGTGTGCATTCAGGCAGGCAGCTTTGCTTTTCTGAATTCTTCAGCTATTCACTGCATTGGTCAGTGACAAAGGCCATTAGTTTCATATAGTGATTAGGCATTAGAGTCTACTTCTGAAAAGATTTAGAGCCATATGTTATTAGGCTGTATCACAGTATCAGATCATGCAACTTTGTTATTTCAGTCTTTTCCTTTGAATAATTCTCTGTTGCCCTTGTCTACTTTGCAACCTGAGGTAGCAACGAATGATAATGAATCAGGTACcgtttatcaaattttgcgATCGCATGATCTAAAAAAAAGGTGTAATTGCAAAAAGTAGCTAGCTACCAGTAGTTGACAGCTTGACATGCTTGATCAGAAATCTATACAGAGATTATATCtaacaaaacaataaacaaGTTAAAGATAATTAGATATAAATAATAGCTTGTCTGTTGTTGGTACTGTAGTATCTTTGTTTCAGATGGTAGTTATCCTTtcgaaaataaataaatatctcAGTGAGCAAGCATTCAAACCAAAATAATTGCATAGTGATGCAAACATGCAGCAGTACGTAAGGTAGTTGGAGACAGGCAGCCATCTCTAATCCCCTTGTTAATCTCGTCCTAGTTCTTGCAGcgggatttaaattttgctctCTGATCTCACATGATCTCTGGATGCGTTTCACATCACTCCCCGGCGCAGAACCAGTAGCATCAGATTCTGACGTGACCTTCGACTTGCTGGCTGTTGTACATCAGAGCAGAAGAGGTAGCTGTCAGACATACAGATCACGTAATGAGATAAAGAtaatacgatagaatatttattaattactctaagtttctatattttatatacgctataaatatatctacGAGGTATATAATGGATCATATTATTTCtctattcaatattttcactgtagcagcagcagcatctttTGGTGACATGTCAGGCTCTTTGGATCTCACATCGACTCGAGATTGCTCTCGTTTTCGCTAATGATTTCGCGCCGCATTTTAATATCTCTGTGCCTACGGCTTGTGATCCATTAAAGTACATGGTTTTAATTAGTATCTTATGAGATAATCTGAGCATTATATCTAGAAAATCAAAAGATAATCGGAGACATATCTAAAATCTGTTGAAATATTGATTTGTGGGGCTGCATTTGGTATGCATGGATGTTAAGTATTTGACATGGCCATTTCAGCTAATTTGTGTCGACCCTAAATTAGCTAATTTGAGCTAATGTGCGGTTGATGATGGAGACGCATGTTCCTATAAACCTTAAATTAtcttggcatgcatgcatgttaagTATTTGACATGGCCATTTCAGCTAATTTCTCCCAATTTTCTAGTCTCCCTGCTCTACTCATGTCTGTTGCATGTGTGTTGACCAAATAGTATTAGAATGCTTCTTAATTATTATGCAAAGGGGTCGCCACTATCATTGGAGATTATTCTCTTCATAGGAACTGTAATTGGATATTATTTCAGCTCAGATATTGTTCTGGTGATGGGTCATGTGGCTCCCTTCCCTCCCTGCATAATTCAGTTTCTGATGACTCATTTACGCATGTAATACCAGGTTGCAAAAATAGcataaacattatatataacaaaaatgtGTTGAGCACTCCAGTTCAAGTTCATCATTTTATCATGCACTCCACCTAAAATTCAATAAAAGTAACACAAATGCATGCTCTAGCTACTAGATGTACTATGACTGTGTTCGCTCTAAGAcatggtaagttaacttacttgACATGGAAAAtgaaataatagattaatacatgattaatttattattaattattaaaaaaatatgaaattgactaatatgatttttttaaaacaactttcctataaaaagtttttgcaaaaaatacaccgtttagcagttcgggaagcgtgcgcgcgaaaaaaaaagcttaggTAAGCCTATATACTTCCAGCTGATAAACGGCACAAAGCCAGCATAATTAATAGGAGTAGGCAAGCAAATTGCCTGCAGAAAAGTTTTAAACACTATCATATAGCATCAGATGGCTGCTACACCCGCATTGGACGTAGAGGCCATATTCTATCTATCCATATCTACAAAAATCATATAGTATCAGATAagatgcagtttttttttttgttcttaaaaGTTAGCTTTCTTTGACGTTTGGCCTGGCGAttctttgagtttttttattaaaaaaagtcaaacgatatattataaataaaaaataatttataaacaatatttttatatacatgtttttagcgatctgaaatctaatcttaaaaaataaactttgataaaaaatttctaaaatcaactttaaatttagagttgaaaattcaaatgttaccatataagcaaaaaaaaaaaaaataaaagataggTTGCATGACACTAACACAGGCTGGGGATAATAAGGTCTCTGCTCTTCCATCAGAAGGGAGAAAATTTCATGCAACTTGACGACGGCTGCTTCGTGATAACTTCTGCAAATCACTTGCTCCATCCATTGCAACAACTTCTTTTCTCTGCTCGGTGGTTTTGCTCTTTGGGACGCGTCAGTAGGAACGGAAGAGGTTAACCACGAGGAAGGCCGTTTCCAAGATGGTTGACGTGTGCCCAACCACCGAAGACTCACCAACTGCAGCTAAGCGGTCACCCCCAGCTCTCATCGGATGAAGTAAAAACCGTGTTAAAATATGGTTTTGATACTCTGTTAGTCGATGATGATCGTTTTATGTAACCGGTACATtgtgtttataatttttatatattaattattttttatttgtaaatatactggccaaacaatcaccctaacTCTCGTTAGATGAAGGCCGCGTTCAGCTGGGGTGAGGATAGAGTTAGTTAGCCGGCGTGAAAAATACAgtgatagattaatacatgattaattaattattaaaaaatataaaatagattaatatgattttttaaaacaattttctatGGAAAatctttataaaaatatactgtttagcaATTCAGGAAACGTGTGCCGAAAACGAAGAAATCTTGGGTAAGAATTTGCACCGAACGCAGCCGAAGTAGTTGAAGAAATTTGCAATCAAGTAGGCAAATACAAAGTGGTGGTACAGCAAGCAGGACCAGTTGCACTGTAGCAGGCCACATTGAAGCCTACAAAGCTAACCAAGAATTAAGAACAGTGCAAATGAAGCTAGGTCCCATCCTCATCTCAGCATGTCAGTGGAGTGTCCTCACTGTACTACGCCAGAACTGAGAGTAAACGGCCAATTGATGCCACTGATCCAATTGAGCTTGCTGCAGTTTAATATGTGGCCACTTTGGTTTAGGGATCGAGACATTATTCAAAGAGCTTTACGAGAGTGATATCTCTCTATCTCTTATTAATCATGGCATCAATGCATCTTATCAGCTAACTATGATACTTAGAGCTTTCGATGTTGACCATGCTAAATAGCGAGTATATGGCACATCTATAACATGCTTTCCGAGTCATTGCTAACTAAAGCATCATCTTGTAGCTTTTGCTCATATTtataggctaaaatttaatttaactttaagtttgaaataaattttagagttttttttatcgtagtttatcttctaaccttatttttttaatcactaatttttttaatcactaagaacatgtatataaaatttttatttacaacatattttttatttgtaaatataacatttaattttttttctctaaataagtcaaataatcacccctGTGTTATAGTGGTAGAGCCAATGATATCATGGAGACGTGGAACATAAGATTGTGTTCGTATCAGATGATGAGCTGAGCTTATCTGCGACGTGCAAAATATAGACATGCTTCAATGTTTTTTTCCTGCGATGGTTTCCAATAGCTCGCCATGGTGCACGCTGATATTTAACTATGTAAGCTCATATGACTACACATCATTCTAGTTACTGTTCAGCACTGATTTGCTACAATAACAAGAAATTGAAGTAGGCAAGACGTGGATCCTTCAATTACTAGAAAATTTGTatggaactttttttttaaaaaaatgaaatacatctcagattttaaaaatgaaatactTTTTTGTGAGCCCATACCAAAGCTGGGATTTTGACAAATCCAGCCCAAATAAAAAGGCCCATACcagtttttttccttcctaaTGTATAAGCCCATGGGCCCACCAAACCTGCTCGTCTTCACCCCCACCGAAATCTCCTACTCCAACCTCcactccggccgccgccgccgccgccgccgtggccgtaCTCCGGCACCGCCCCCTgcccccgtcgtcgtcgtccatggTAACTCACGGCCACCTTCCCTTCCCCGCCGCTTCCTCCCACGCACGCGCGAGCGCGAGCTACAGGCGATGAGCTCTCCTACGTTGGTGGCAGCGTAGCTTTCATCCTCTCGCCATGTAGCTGCTGCCTTCATGGCGCTGAAGGTCCAGTCTCGCATGTGGTTTGCGAGGCCGCACCTGCTGTGGGGCAGGATGGTGTGCTCCTCTTGCTCAGACGTGCCCGCTTCTCGTGtttccggcggcggcgctagaGGGGGTGGTTCTGCCGAGTTCGATTCCGCGATCCGATCGCTCAGGAGCAATCCCCAGCCGGAGAGGCTAGCCCATATCCTTGATTCTGCTTCAGATTTCAACCTGGCCCTTAGGATCTTCAGATGGGCTTCATATCAGAGAATGCCCATTCACACGGTTGACACATACGCCTCTATGATTGCCAAGCTCGGTGATGCTGGGAACCTTGATGAGAGAGGCGGCTTCCTGAAGGAGATGGTCAGATTGGATGTACCTGGATTGGAGAAAGTCATGAACGATTTACTTAAGTTGTTGAGTGGTAAAAGCCGCTTTGATGAAGCATTGCTGGTTATCCAGCATGCTAGCTCTGGTAATATCAGGCTGTCTGTCTCGTCTTGCAACGCGGTGCTGTGTGGTTTGGTTAAGGAAGGGAGGGGCTTGCGATCGTTCATGCGTGGTTACATGGAGGTTGTGAAGGCTGGAGTCCTTCCTGATGTGGAAACTTTGAATTG from Oryza brachyantha chromosome 3, ObraRS2, whole genome shotgun sequence carries:
- the LOC102719098 gene encoding leucine-rich repeat extensin-like protein 6 — translated: MARMRVSAAALFVAVVVASPLLAASQQPPAMAPAANNSRLEKAYVALQALKRAITDDPKNLTHSWCGPEVCNYFGVYCAAAPDDPCARTVAGVDLNHGDLAGTLPEELGLLSDLAVFHLNSNRFCGSLPDSLRNLHRLHEIDVSNNHLSGSFPSQLLCLPDLKYVDLRFNNLCGEVPAAIFEKKIDALFINNNNFDFKLTESFSNSTASVIVLANLPKLGGCLPSSIGDMAGTLNELVLLNSGISSCIPPEIGKLDKLTVLDLSFNSIAGALPDTIGHMRALEQLNVAYNSLAGEIPEAICELPHLKNFTYSHNFFCGEPHRCLEVPHVDDRQNCIAGRPDQRSGEECIAFLHRPPVHCDAHGCIAPLSPPPPPPPPMHYAPPPPVY